Proteins encoded together in one uncultured Desulfosarcina sp. window:
- a CDS encoding isochorismatase family cysteine hydrolase, whose translation MVKSALIVVDMLNDFIDEKGALYCGETAKDIVPFVRRRLEAHRQAGSLVIFLQDAHAEDDLEFEKFPKHCVAGTRGSRIIDELTPYDGEHVLPKTRYSGFYGTDLEKILAAFGPEEVEVVGVCTSICVMDTVGGLANRDYRTTVPAAGVADFDAEAHRFALQRMERLYGARIQ comes from the coding sequence ATGGTCAAATCGGCATTGATTGTCGTCGATATGCTCAATGACTTTATCGACGAAAAAGGAGCATTGTACTGCGGTGAGACCGCTAAAGATATCGTGCCTTTTGTGCGCCGGCGGCTGGAGGCCCATCGGCAGGCGGGCAGCCTGGTGATTTTTCTCCAGGACGCCCATGCGGAGGATGATCTGGAGTTTGAGAAGTTTCCCAAGCATTGCGTGGCCGGCACCCGGGGCAGCCGGATCATCGACGAACTGACGCCCTACGATGGTGAGCATGTGCTGCCTAAAACCCGCTACAGCGGTTTTTACGGCACCGACCTGGAAAAAATCCTGGCCGCATTCGGCCCCGAAGAGGTGGAAGTGGTGGGCGTGTGTACTTCCATTTGTGTGATGGATACCGTCGGCGGGCTGGCCAACCGGGACTACCGTACTACGGTGCCTGCCGCCGGAGTGGCAGATTTTGACGCCGAGGCACACCGATTCGCATTGCAGCGGATGGAGCGCTTGTATGGAGCCCGTATCCAATGA
- a CDS encoding nicotinate phosphoribosyltransferase, producing the protein MSFSEFPGPLFTDLYELTMAAGYFDRGLDETATFSLFVREHPMRGYFVACGLQAVVDALTRFRFSDREIEWLAQTGLFKRDFLAHLATLQFTGDVRAMAEGEIFFADEPVLEVSAPLIEAQILETFLINTVGVASMLATKAARCVHAAAGRPIADFSLRRTQGIHAGMTVARSSYIAGFASTSNVLAGKIWGIPTSGTMAHSFVTAFESETEAFEAYAELFPEAAVFLIDTYDTIAGAEKAAAVGRRMKQKGQALTGVRLDSGDMVTLSRQVRSILEEAGLPEVKIFASSGFDEYELERLIAEGACIDAFGVGTRMGVSADAPYLDMVYKMVRMGNRNVRKTSEGKVTLAGEKQVFRKVGDGHFTGDIIGLREESREDAVPLLSTVMENGRSAGPRPTLEEIRQRFADNFKRLDEKTKGLTNPEKYPVALSERLVEVQKSVN; encoded by the coding sequence ATGAGCTTCTCCGAGTTCCCCGGCCCCCTGTTCACCGACCTGTATGAATTGACCATGGCCGCCGGTTATTTCGACCGGGGCCTGGATGAGACGGCCACCTTTTCCCTGTTTGTGCGTGAGCACCCGATGCGGGGCTATTTCGTGGCCTGCGGCCTTCAGGCCGTTGTGGATGCCCTGACCCGCTTTCGATTCAGCGACCGGGAGATCGAATGGCTGGCGCAGACCGGACTTTTCAAGCGTGATTTTCTGGCCCACCTGGCCACGCTGCAGTTCACCGGCGATGTCCGGGCCATGGCCGAAGGAGAGATCTTTTTCGCCGACGAGCCGGTGCTGGAGGTGTCGGCACCTCTCATCGAAGCCCAGATTCTGGAAACGTTTCTGATTAATACCGTGGGGGTGGCCAGTATGCTGGCTACCAAGGCGGCGCGTTGCGTCCATGCTGCCGCGGGCCGGCCCATCGCCGATTTCTCCCTGCGCCGGACCCAGGGCATCCATGCCGGCATGACCGTGGCCCGGTCCAGTTACATCGCCGGGTTTGCCAGTACCAGTAATGTGCTGGCCGGCAAGATCTGGGGCATCCCGACCTCGGGAACCATGGCCCACAGTTTCGTTACCGCTTTCGAATCCGAAACCGAGGCCTTCGAGGCCTACGCCGAGCTGTTTCCCGAGGCGGCCGTTTTTCTCATCGATACCTATGACACCATCGCCGGTGCCGAAAAGGCCGCCGCGGTGGGCCGGAGGATGAAGCAAAAAGGACAGGCGTTGACGGGGGTTCGCCTGGACAGCGGCGACATGGTAACCCTCAGCCGGCAGGTCAGAAGCATTCTGGAAGAAGCCGGCCTGCCGGAGGTGAAAATATTCGCCAGCAGCGGATTCGACGAATACGAACTGGAGCGCCTGATTGCCGAGGGTGCATGCATCGATGCCTTCGGCGTGGGAACGCGTATGGGCGTCTCGGCCGACGCTCCCTACCTGGACATGGTCTATAAAATGGTGCGAATGGGGAACCGCAACGTACGCAAGACCAGCGAGGGCAAGGTGACCCTGGCAGGAGAAAAACAGGTTTTTCGTAAAGTGGGCGACGGCCATTTTACAGGGGATATCATCGGCCTGCGCGAAGAATCGCGAGAGGACGCGGTCCCATTACTTTCTACGGTAATGGAAAATGGCCGTTCGGCTGGCCCGAGACCGACATTAGAAGAAATCCGGCAGCGGTTCGCGGATAATTTCAAACGGTTGGACGAAAAAACCAAAGGATTGACTAACCCGGAGAAATATCCGGTTGCGTTGAGCGAACGGTTGGTTGAAGTGCAAAAAAGTGTTAATTGA
- the istA gene encoding IS21 family transposase, whose translation MDIIALHQQGLSQREITKRTGRHRKTVKKYIQNGQTPGYHKAQRRESILAPYYPVINDFLEEDDYRATWIYQRLKQLGYAGGYDTVKIYVRRRKRKRKRQAYIRFETIPGLQGQMDWADFKVADFKGGSFTVYLFVLVLGFSRAMFAMFVDRCTLQSFMDAHIAAFHYLGGIPMEMLYDNMKHVVISRTGGQTVFNVEFMHFTQHYGFKPLACMPYSPWVKGKVERPVDYIRESFWRGYAFTSIEQANRDLLSWLDETANRRKHGTHRQLVDLRWRQEQSSLSPCPASDYDTSIKEYRRVYKDCYISYNASRYQVPPDVVGKKILLKVKDGIIRFYDDDRLLATHREAEEKGSWVTDANITAQILKQRQKAKKKYGRTKGKATRGLVNASLFPQVLYRPLSVYEQIAKGGGTWIN comes from the coding sequence ATGGACATTATTGCATTGCATCAACAAGGCCTTTCGCAAAGGGAGATCACCAAACGAACTGGCCGCCATCGCAAGACCGTTAAAAAATATATTCAGAATGGACAAACTCCCGGTTACCACAAGGCCCAACGGCGCGAAAGCATCCTGGCTCCCTACTACCCGGTGATTAACGATTTCCTCGAAGAGGATGATTACCGTGCCACCTGGATCTATCAACGACTCAAACAGTTAGGCTATGCTGGCGGATACGATACCGTCAAAATCTATGTCCGCAGGCGCAAACGAAAACGCAAGCGCCAGGCTTACATCCGGTTCGAGACGATTCCCGGATTGCAGGGGCAGATGGACTGGGCCGACTTCAAGGTCGCGGATTTCAAGGGCGGCAGTTTTACCGTTTACCTGTTCGTCCTGGTCCTGGGATTTTCCCGGGCCATGTTTGCCATGTTCGTTGACCGCTGCACCCTGCAGTCCTTCATGGATGCCCATATTGCCGCCTTTCACTACCTGGGCGGGATTCCCATGGAAATGCTCTATGACAACATGAAGCATGTGGTGATCAGCCGCACAGGTGGGCAGACTGTTTTCAATGTCGAGTTCATGCACTTTACCCAGCACTATGGTTTCAAGCCTCTGGCCTGCATGCCCTACAGTCCCTGGGTGAAAGGCAAGGTGGAACGCCCGGTGGATTACATTCGCGAGTCGTTCTGGCGCGGTTATGCCTTTACCAGCATCGAGCAGGCGAACCGGGATCTTCTCAGCTGGCTTGACGAAACAGCCAATCGCAGGAAGCATGGAACCCACCGGCAGCTGGTGGACCTGCGCTGGCGGCAGGAACAATCCAGCTTAAGTCCATGCCCTGCCAGCGACTACGATACGTCCATAAAAGAGTATCGCAGGGTCTACAAGGACTGCTATATTTCCTATAACGCCAGCCGGTATCAGGTGCCGCCGGATGTGGTCGGCAAAAAGATCCTGCTGAAGGTCAAGGACGGTATCATCCGATTCTACGATGACGACCGGCTGCTGGCCACGCATAGGGAAGCCGAGGAAAAGGGCAGCTGGGTTACCGATGCGAATATCACCGCCCAGATCCTGAAGCAGCGGCAGAAAGCGAAAAAGAAATACGGTCGCACCAAAGGCAAGGCCACCCGGGGACTGGTGAATGCCAGTTTGTTCCCACAGGTGCTTTACCGTCCGCTGTCCGTGTATGAGCAGATCGCGAAAGGAGGTGGCACATGGATCAACTGA
- the istB gene encoding IS21-like element helper ATPase IstB yields MDQLIADRLQDNLKRLKLTQAAEMLETVVAKAESDKDSYLSFLDQLLEEEVAAKEKRRVQTAMKTAGLPSAKTIEEYDFTFHPKLNKKEVMALFDLDFIGKQENVIFLGPPGVGKTHLAISLAIKACHHGFKVYFTTMDTLMRKLKEPQSRHKAYLTSALVVVDEVGYLPIDTKEAYLFFQFVSYRYERSSTLITSNKSFGDWQELFGEQVIATAILDRLLHHCRVVNIKGHSYRLRGHSFSKNDFATVGSSGLADVDGKTENQ; encoded by the coding sequence ATGGATCAACTGATCGCCGACCGCCTCCAGGACAACCTCAAACGGCTCAAGCTCACCCAGGCCGCCGAGATGCTCGAAACCGTGGTCGCCAAAGCCGAGTCCGACAAGGACTCTTATCTGTCTTTTCTGGATCAGCTGCTGGAAGAGGAAGTCGCCGCCAAGGAAAAACGGCGCGTACAGACCGCCATGAAGACCGCCGGGCTGCCATCGGCCAAGACCATCGAAGAGTACGATTTTACCTTTCACCCCAAGCTGAACAAAAAGGAGGTGATGGCCCTTTTCGATCTGGATTTCATCGGCAAACAGGAGAACGTGATTTTCCTGGGACCGCCGGGCGTTGGCAAAACCCATCTGGCCATATCGCTGGCGATCAAGGCCTGCCATCACGGGTTCAAGGTCTACTTCACCACCATGGACACCCTGATGAGGAAACTCAAAGAGCCCCAGTCCCGGCACAAGGCATATCTGACTTCGGCCCTGGTGGTAGTCGATGAAGTCGGGTACCTGCCCATCGACACGAAGGAGGCGTATCTGTTCTTTCAGTTCGTCTCTTATCGCTACGAGCGATCATCGACGCTGATCACCTCCAACAAGAGCTTCGGGGACTGGCAAGAGTTGTTCGGCGAGCAGGTCATCGCCACCGCGATCCTCGACCGGCTGCTGCATCACTGCCGGGTGGTCAACATCAAGGGGCACAGCTATCGGCTCCGCGGGCACAGTTTTTCAAAGAACGATTTCGCCACGGTCGGTTCCTCAGGGTTGGCCGACGTGGATGGGAAGACGGAGAATCAATGA
- a CDS encoding DUF2971 domain-containing protein, which translates to MEKSKIKELINEFENERWSFIEDAYWLSSIGRIEVVHYTMFDTLRSIEKEPVLWLTEYNALNDLSEFKVAGQIITRMYQFYTDERKAGSIDIEQIRGKIEKEELYLLNRIEAHYDKFIKQNTFCCFSFTRKYDDLNQWRYYANDGNGIALTSTVKEVIKAFVKPVEARQTIFWQYYAARPSLKGFFVERCLYGNEVFERLFNHIDRAIKLINGYKIDNANINKLIDGYAEIIAKIIVYYSSLAKQDAFRDEDEIRIVSFFDKKKFQKKCLSRKNRKGIEVRYVKVKMRTSPKNSWIKNIQAGPTLAEKDKSAVAEFCSGNGIDVSYSSIPLR; encoded by the coding sequence ATGGAAAAAAGTAAGATTAAGGAATTGATTAATGAGTTTGAGAATGAGCGCTGGAGTTTCATTGAGGATGCATACTGGCTTTCTTCGATAGGCCGTATTGAAGTAGTTCATTACACAATGTTTGATACTCTAAGAAGCATAGAAAAAGAACCAGTTTTATGGTTAACAGAATACAATGCATTGAATGACTTATCTGAATTTAAAGTGGCAGGTCAAATAATTACAAGAATGTATCAGTTTTATACCGACGAAAGAAAGGCAGGGTCGATAGATATAGAGCAAATAAGAGGAAAGATTGAAAAGGAAGAATTGTATCTGTTAAATCGTATAGAGGCGCATTATGATAAATTTATTAAACAAAATACATTTTGTTGTTTTTCTTTTACTCGAAAATATGACGACCTTAATCAATGGCGTTATTACGCGAATGATGGTAATGGCATTGCTTTAACATCAACGGTAAAAGAGGTAATAAAAGCATTTGTTAAGCCTGTTGAAGCTCGGCAAACAATATTTTGGCAATACTATGCAGCTAGGCCATCATTAAAAGGATTTTTTGTTGAAAGGTGCCTGTATGGGAATGAGGTGTTTGAGCGACTATTTAATCACATTGATAGAGCGATAAAACTAATAAATGGATATAAAATAGACAATGCTAATATAAATAAACTGATAGATGGATATGCTGAAATAATAGCGAAGATTATTGTCTATTATAGCTCATTGGCTAAACAAGATGCGTTTCGTGATGAAGATGAAATAAGAATTGTATCTTTCTTTGATAAGAAAAAATTTCAAAAGAAATGTTTGTCAAGAAAAAACAGAAAGGGAATTGAAGTTAGGTATGTCAAGGTTAAGATGCGCACTTCACCAAAAAATAGCTGGATAAAAAATATTCAAGCAGGCCCAACATTAGCTGAAAAAGATAAAAGTGCGGTGGCAGAGTTTTGTTCGGGCAACGGTATAGATGTTTCTTATTCATCAATACCACTTCGGTAG
- a CDS encoding SH3 domain-containing protein yields MTENNSNGGNAKENTSIVLSKKIEDSLTAIKQIESTNSLKFVDPLRELRLSIKALQTADPLRGVRESIKALQMADPLKGLRESMGALQMVDPMRGLRDSIKAMQLTDPLKDFRVSMKALQINDPLKGLRESMGALKLVDPFIKDIRTSIKLIQSSNPLSGLRESINSLQHSFQLGEIRTQLVNLNRTIDVYRNIFKDSIPATNFEQAYQEVVSKVILAKNDYDLDEAVSIVANEIEADFNSVPNSLLSIEFYINLLISFIFFIYSMHLSAKFEDRLSNQLMNFQTVIIEKLEEVLSAQDTNTYYVVLRPVNLRLKPTTKKSKVISVLYPNQTVKLIERKGKWIKVEYFDHISGVHEHGWCYKKYLKLK; encoded by the coding sequence ATGACTGAAAATAACAGTAATGGTGGCAACGCTAAAGAAAACACTTCTATAGTTTTGTCAAAGAAGATTGAGGACTCTTTAACTGCTATTAAGCAGATAGAGTCGACAAATTCATTAAAATTCGTAGACCCTCTGCGAGAATTAAGGTTGTCAATTAAAGCTCTGCAAACAGCTGACCCTTTGAGGGGGGTTAGAGAATCTATAAAGGCTCTTCAAATGGCTGACCCCTTGAAAGGTTTAAGAGAATCTATGGGAGCCCTGCAAATGGTCGATCCCATGAGGGGCTTAAGGGATTCTATAAAAGCTATGCAATTGACTGATCCTTTGAAAGATTTTAGAGTATCTATGAAAGCCCTGCAAATTAATGATCCCCTAAAGGGATTAAGGGAATCCATGGGGGCTCTGAAGCTAGTAGATCCTTTTATTAAGGATATAAGGACATCAATAAAATTGATTCAAAGTTCTAATCCTTTAAGTGGCTTGCGTGAATCAATCAATTCATTACAACATTCTTTTCAACTTGGCGAAATTAGAACACAGCTGGTCAATCTAAACCGGACCATTGATGTATACAGAAATATCTTTAAAGATAGTATTCCTGCAACGAATTTCGAACAAGCGTATCAAGAAGTAGTTTCTAAGGTTATTTTAGCAAAAAACGATTATGATCTTGACGAAGCAGTATCGATAGTAGCCAATGAAATAGAAGCAGATTTTAACAGTGTTCCAAATAGCCTTTTAAGTATTGAGTTTTATATTAATTTGTTAATTTCTTTTATATTTTTCATCTACTCAATGCATCTCTCAGCAAAATTCGAAGACAGGCTATCGAATCAGTTAATGAACTTTCAAACTGTTATAATAGAAAAATTGGAGGAAGTCTTATCCGCTCAGGACACCAATACATATTATGTTGTTCTCCGACCAGTAAATTTGAGATTGAAACCAACGACTAAGAAATCGAAAGTGATAAGTGTTTTATATCCAAATCAAACTGTGAAATTAATAGAGCGAAAAGGAAAATGGATAAAGGTTGAATATTTTGATCATATATCGGGTGTTCATGAACATGGCTGGTGTTATAAAAAGTACCTGAAATTAAAATAA